A window of Diadema setosum chromosome 2, eeDiaSeto1, whole genome shotgun sequence contains these coding sequences:
- the LOC140246218 gene encoding putative nuclease HARBI1 isoform X1, with translation MEEVREAQVAFFEISGFPQVVGVVDGTHVRLNGAPLGEREYAYVNRKHFHSINVQIVCAANYKIIDLVARWPGSSHDSRILQNSVLGRCFEGLKLHGLLLGDSGYALRPWIMTPVLNPTTPAENAYNRAHASTRVIIEQVNGQLKHKFRCLLHGMQMTPKRAGRVVTACAILHNLSKTWRQPEVDGELDDAHHVPVDPPVGGNPHTGLAIRTAIIANYFN, from the exons ATGGAAGAGGTGAGAGAAGCACAAGTGGCTTTCTTTGAGATATCAG GATTCCCACAAGTCGTTGGAGTAGTGGACGGTACCCATGTTCGACTGAATGGAGCACCACTGGGAGAAAGGGAATATGCCTATGTAAACAGGAAGCATTTCCACTCGATAAACGTCCAAATTGTCTGTGCTGCGAACTACAAAATCATTGATCTGGTGGCAAGATGGCCAGGCAGTTCCCATGATAGTCGGATACTGCAG AACAGCGTCCTTGGGAGGTGTTTTGAGGGCTTAAAATTGCACGGACTACTCCTGGGAGATTCCGGGTATGCGCTGAGACCATGGATCATGACACCAGTGCTGAATCCAACGACTCCTGCAGAGAATGCCTACAACCG AGCACATGCTTCAACAAGGGTCATAATAGAGCAAGTTAATGGCCAGTTAAAGCATAAATTTCGGTGCCTCCTGCATGGGATGCAGATGACCCCAAAGCGAGCTGGAAGAGTCGTGACAGCATGCGCCATCCTACATAATCTTAGCAAGACATGGAGGCAGCCCGAGGTTGATGGTGAACTGGATGACGCCCACCATGTTCCTGTTGACCCACCTGTGGGAGGAAATCCACATACTGGGCTGGCCATCAGAACAGCTATCATTGCAAACTACTTTA
- the LOC140246218 gene encoding putative nuclease HARBI1 isoform X2 codes for MQHISFTLGFPQVVGVVDGTHVRLNGAPLGEREYAYVNRKHFHSINVQIVCAANYKIIDLVARWPGSSHDSRILQNSVLGRCFEGLKLHGLLLGDSGYALRPWIMTPVLNPTTPAENAYNRAHASTRVIIEQVNGQLKHKFRCLLHGMQMTPKRAGRVVTACAILHNLSKTWRQPEVDGELDDAHHVPVDPPVGGNPHTGLAIRTAIIANYFN; via the exons ATGCAGCACATCTCATTTACTCTAGGATTCCCACAAGTCGTTGGAGTAGTGGACGGTACCCATGTTCGACTGAATGGAGCACCACTGGGAGAAAGGGAATATGCCTATGTAAACAGGAAGCATTTCCACTCGATAAACGTCCAAATTGTCTGTGCTGCGAACTACAAAATCATTGATCTGGTGGCAAGATGGCCAGGCAGTTCCCATGATAGTCGGATACTGCAG AACAGCGTCCTTGGGAGGTGTTTTGAGGGCTTAAAATTGCACGGACTACTCCTGGGAGATTCCGGGTATGCGCTGAGACCATGGATCATGACACCAGTGCTGAATCCAACGACTCCTGCAGAGAATGCCTACAACCG AGCACATGCTTCAACAAGGGTCATAATAGAGCAAGTTAATGGCCAGTTAAAGCATAAATTTCGGTGCCTCCTGCATGGGATGCAGATGACCCCAAAGCGAGCTGGAAGAGTCGTGACAGCATGCGCCATCCTACATAATCTTAGCAAGACATGGAGGCAGCCCGAGGTTGATGGTGAACTGGATGACGCCCACCATGTTCCTGTTGACCCACCTGTGGGAGGAAATCCACATACTGGGCTGGCCATCAGAACAGCTATCATTGCAAACTACTTTA